A window of the Vigna angularis cultivar LongXiaoDou No.4 chromosome 3, ASM1680809v1, whole genome shotgun sequence genome harbors these coding sequences:
- the LOC108321978 gene encoding peroxisomal OPC-8:0-CoA ligase 1, translated as MSGEEVLSSDEEQYDISHPPFGNKSGYNSRTGIYHSLVKLQTKHEIPTKPDLNTAHFVLSQFPQAHLAVAKTAFIDARTNLRVSYSELRRSTYSLASALFHGLEVRKGDVVFLLSPNSTLYSAICLAVLSVGAVLTTANPINTASEIAKQVRDSGAKLAISTQEELHKLVPTGVPTILTSRSSDGRRLSVEELIEGCYDSTELPQVPVAQSDTAAIFYSSGTTGISKGVVLTHANLISIMRLIFWSADVSGSRDDIFLAFIPMFHIYGFVFFGLGLLCAGITTVLMQKFDFQDMLDAIQKHKVNNVPAVPPVILALVKYSRKARCDLSSVRRMGTGAAPLSKEVALEFRKMFPWVELRQGYGLTESSGGATFFVSDKDAKAHPDSCGKLIPTFSAKVIDTETGKPLPPNKEGELWLKSPTIMKGYLGNLEATSSTIDSEGWLRTGDLSYIDDNGFVHIVERIKELIKHNGYQVAPAELESVLLSHPLIADAAVIPLEDEETGQIPMAYVVRAAGSELSEDQIIQFVAGQVAPYKKVRKVSFIDTIPKSAAGKILRKDLVSQSKFQPVSKL; from the exons ATGTCAGGAGAGGAAGTCTTATCATCCGACGAAGAACAATATGATATATCTCATCCTCCATTTGGTAACAAAAGTGGCTATAATTCAAGGACAGGCATCTACCACTCTCTAGTTAAGCTTCAAACTAAGCATGAAATCCCAACAAAGCCAGACCTCAACACTGCCCATTTTGTGCTGTCACAGTTCCCACAAGCACACCTTGCTGTGGCAAAAACTGCATTCATTGATGCAAGAACTAATCTGAGAGTTAGCTATAGTGAGCTGAGAAGGTCTACCTACTCCCTTGCATCAGCTTTGTTCCATGGACTTGAGGTTAGGAAAGGTGATGTGGTTTTTTTATTGTCACCAAACTCAACCTTGTACTCAGCCATATGTCTAGCTGTGTTATCCGTTGGAGCAGTTCTGACCACTGCCAACCCCATCAACACTGCATCAGAAATTGCGAAACAAGTGCGTGATTCAGGTGCTAAACTAGCCATCTCAACACAAGAGGAACTGCACAAATTGGTCCCAACTGGGGTTCCTACGATTCTCACTTCTCGTTCTTCTGATGGCAGAAGGTTATCCGTTGAAGAGTTAATAGAAGGTTGTTATGATTCAACCGAGTTGCCGCAAGTTCCTGTGGCACAGTCAGACACTGCTGCTATATTTTACTCTTCAGGGACCACGGGAATAAGTAAAGGTGTGGTTTTAACTCATGCAAATCTCATTTCCATAATGAGATTGATTTTCTGGTCTGCTGATGTCAGTGGATCCCGAGATGATATTTTCTTGGCCTTCATTCCAATGTTTCACATCTATGGATTTGTATTCTTTGGATTAGGATTGTTGTGTGCTGGTATAACAACAGTTTTGATGCAGAAGTTTGACTTCCAAGATATGCTTGATGCAATCCAGAAGCACAAGGTTAACAACGTGCCAGCAGTGCCACCAGTGATTCTTGCGCTAGTGAAGTATTCAAGGAAAGCTAGGTGTGACTTGTCCAGCGTAAGAAGAATGGGGACAGGTGCTGCACCTTTGAGCAAGGAAGTGGCACTGGAGTTCAGGAAAATGTTTCCATGGGTTGAACTACGGCAAGGTTATGGACTAACAGAAAGTAGTGGTGGAGCAACATTTTTTGTCTCAGATAAAGATGCTAAAGCTCATCCAGATTCATGTGGGAAGCTGATTCCAACATTTTCTGCAAAAGTTATAGACACTGAAACGGGGAAGCCTTTGCCCCCTAATAAAGAAGGAGAGTTGTGGTTAAAAAGTCCAACTATTATGAAAGGATATCTGGGAAATTTGGAGGCAACAAGTTCAACAATTGATTCAGAAGGTTGGTTGAGAACTGGTGATCTTAGTTACATTGATGATAATGGATTTGTTCACATAGTTGAACGGATAAAAGAGCTAATCAAGCACAACGGGTATCAG GTGGCTCCTGCAGAACTGGAGTCTGTGCTGCTAAGTCACCCTCTTATAGCTGATGCAGCAGTTATACC GTTGGAAGATGAAGAAACTGGACAGATACCAATGGCATATGTGGTGAGAGCAGCTGGTTCTGAACTCTCAGAAGACCAAATCATTCAATTTGTTGCAGGCCAG GTGGCTCCATATAAGAAAGTGAGAAAGGTGAGTTTCATTGACACTATTCCAAAGTCAGCTGCTGGCAAGATATTGCGGAAGGATCTTGTTTCACAAAGCAAATTTCAACCTGTCTCCAAGCTATGA